A part of Podarcis muralis chromosome 13, rPodMur119.hap1.1, whole genome shotgun sequence genomic DNA contains:
- the LOC114583039 gene encoding olfactory receptor 14A16-like, translating to MNQSRVSAFLLHGFPDIWEVQVFHINLFVIIYLVALTENIMIITVIFYSHQLHTPMYFFLANLSLQDIGSISVTVPKSISNSLMKTQTISYSGCVCQVFFLVFFMLSHYLLLVVMAYDRYVAICNPLHYETIMNKKACIQMATSAWIGGLFYATMYTGTTFRVEFCSNVISQFFCEIPQLLKISCSDSDITVIWVLTFGACLAFISFALIAFSYVQIFRAVLKIPSSHGKQKVFSTCLPHLIVISLFLVSGNFVYFRPTSSSPSAFDLLVSSFYCMVPPVMNPLIYSIRNKELKMAFWTFLTNISHQFLDKKHSPI from the coding sequence ATGAACCAGTCAAGAGTAAGTGCATTCCTTCTACACGGATTCCCTGATATttgggaggtgcaggtatttcaCATCAACCTTTTTGTCATAATATATTTGGTGGCCCTCACAGAAAATATTATGATCATCACAGTCATCTTCTACAGTCATCAGCTTCATACACCCATGTACTTCTTTCTGGCCAACCTGTCATTGCAAGACATTGGCTCCATATCAGTTACAGTTCCCAAGTCCATTTCAAATTCCTTGATGAAGACCCAAACCATCTCTTACTCTGGATGTGTCTGTCAAGtattcttccttgttttcttcaTGTTGTCTCATTATCTCCTCCTTGTTGTTATGGCATATGATCGCTATGTTGCCATCTGCAATCCACTGCATTATGAGACTATCATGAACAAGAAAGCTTGCATTCAGATGGCAACCAGTGCATGGATTGGTGGACTTTTCTATGCAACAATGTACACCGGAACAACATTCAGAGTTGAGTTCTGTTCTAATGTCATCAGTCAGTTTTTCTGTGAAATCCCACAGCTACTGAAGATCTCTTGCTCTGACTCGGATATCACTGTGATTTGGGTTCTGACTTTTGGAGCTTGTTTAGCTTTCATCTCCTTTGCTCTTATTGCTTTTTCTTATGTTCAGATCTTCAGAGCAGTCCTGAAAATCCCATCCAGTCACGGGAAGCAAAAAGTCTTCTCAACTTGTTTACCTCATCTTATTGTTATCTCCCTGTTCTTGGTAAGTGGTAACTTTGTCTATTTCAGACCAACCTCCAGCTCCCCATCAGCATTTGACCTCTTGGTTTCTTCATTCTATTGCATGGTGCCACCAGTAATGAACCCACTCATTTATAGCATAAGAAACAAGGAACTCAAAATGGCATTCTGGACGTTTCTGACCAATATTTCCCACCAATTCTTAGACAAAAAGCATTCTCCAATTTAG